The Williamwhitmania sp. sequence GAGGTATCTATTATGCTCTCCTTTGCTTGGGCGTAGGCACCCCAAAGCAAAAAAACAACACCGTCACGCTTTTCCGATATGGTCCTAATTACGGAATCGGTAAACTCTTCCCACCCCTTTTTCTGGTGCGACCCAGCCATATGGGCTCTCACCGTTAAGGTTGCGTTAAGCAGTAGAACGCCTTGATCGGCCCACCGCTCCAAGTTGCCACTTACTGGCATGGAAATCTTTAAATCGTTGCTTATCTCCTTGAAAATATTGATGAGGGATGGCGGTTTAGGAATTCCGCTCGGTACCGAAAAGCATAATCCATGTGCTTGGCCCGGTCCATGGTATGGGTCTTGCCCTAGAATCACCACCTTTACCTGCGGCAATGGGGTATGGTCAAATGCTGCAAATATGTTCTTTCCTGGAGGGAAAACCAAGTGCGATTGCCTTTCAGCCACCAAAAAGTTCTTCAGCTGCCTGAAGTAGTCCTTTTCAAACTCTTCGGACAAGGCACTTTTCCAACTCTCCTCAATCTGAGGGTTTATTTTATCGTTCATCGTGGCATTAATAATCCAACCAAAAATAGAAACATTTATGCCCACATCAAACTTCGAAAGGCCAAAACCCATTCTGCTTCCCAATTCAATTGCCATCGACAAAGGTATTTTGTTCGATAACGAACACTGTTGAAATAAAACCGAACAGAAAACAACAATTCAAAAACTTATTATAATACTGTTTACTAACATAATACACACATCGGAACGTGGTTTGATAGTTCAAAACCATCACAACTTATTAATCTGATCAACACAACTTAGGCTATGATTAAAAATTACTTGAAGGTTGGACTCAGAAACCTAATTAGTCAAAAAGGTTATACGCTGATTAACGTGGCTGGATTGGCCATTGGCATTGCCTCAGCATTGATGATAATGCTCTATGTAGCCGATGAGCTAAGTTACGACAACTACCACCCAAATGCCGACCGTATCTACCGACTTGGCATTAACGCCAAAATGATGGGCACCGAATTCAGTGGTCCAATTACTGCTGCTCCTATGGGTAGCGCCATGATGCAGGACTACCCTCAGGTAAAAAACTTCTGTAGAGTTTTTAACTTCATCGGTACGCCGGTAATACAATTCGGTGAAAAGTGCTTTGTGGAGCATCACATAACCTTTGCCGATTCCACTTTCTTCCAAGTATTCAATGGATTAGAATTACTCAAAGGCGACCCGGCAAAGGTGCTTACTCGCCCTCACACCATTGTGCTCACAGAATCGATTGCCAACAAATACTTCGGGAACGAGAATCCAATAGGCAAAACAATTTATATGGGTAATGAAAAAACAGCCTATGAGGTTACCGGAGTGGC is a genomic window containing:
- the ung gene encoding uracil-DNA glycosylase; this encodes MAIELGSRMGFGLSKFDVGINVSIFGWIINATMNDKINPQIEESWKSALSEEFEKDYFRQLKNFLVAERQSHLVFPPGKNIFAAFDHTPLPQVKVVILGQDPYHGPGQAHGLCFSVPSGIPKPPSLINIFKEISNDLKISMPVSGNLERWADQGVLLLNATLTVRAHMAGSHQKKGWEEFTDSVIRTISEKRDGVVFLLWGAYAQAKESIIDTSRHFVLKAPHPSPLSASRGFFGCGHFSKANELLRKQGLSEIDWRLE